ttccctccatTTTCTCGCCTCGCTCTCGCTTCTTCTTTATTTGTGCCTTTTCCGCCCCGCTGGTTGGCCAATCTAGATTACTCAGGTATTTTTTTGGAATTTTTACTCCCTTGTGCTTAGGCAGTAAACATCCGTCAAAATGTTGGTGTTCGTCTGCCTCTTGACCCAGCGCTTTCCATCTGCGCCAAATCATCCCAACTTTCCAACGCGTCTTCCGTCAAGTTCTTTATCCACCCCCCTTCTTGCCCATCCCCCCGGGAATTTCCTTTTTTGTAGGGTACTTTAAGTCGATCGGCACTCGATGAGCATTCCAGCAGAGCAGTTTGGAACACTCGCCTGGCGTCGAGAGTCGCGACTGTTTGCGCTCTTTCAGTCGCATCACTCCTGAGTAGCTTGTTCCCGAGCGTTTGTCGCTCCACACACAAAAACGCGCGCTCACTCAGTTTGGCAATTTTGGCATATTGTCAATGATCGTACTTATTATACTGATCCAGACGCTTCCATTTATCCTAGTTTGTGGAGTGTAAGTCGCGCTACTGCTTCGAAATCACTGATCTGGTCGAACCCCAGACGGTCTTCCAGTCAATGATGCAACTACCTCTGCGGTTCAATCAAGCTCACTGCCTCCTAGCATTTTGCGTGGTAGCGTTGAATCCAGTCGGCGCCTGGGCCTCTCAGGTATCTGTCTACATAGTACATACAGGTAGATCTCTCCCCTTGCATTGGATTCCCTGAGTTACTGCATCCGGGCGCTGGGAGGTGACGGGACTAGATAGTAAGGGGCCCTCGTGGGCTGGACCTCAAAACTGGTCACGAGGGGAGATGATGTATGGGTCCAAGCAGTCTGCTCTTAGGTTTCAGTTCTCAGTCGGGCCACCCAGCTTGCACCTgcgcttctgcttctgcttctgcgtGATCCAGATCTGGATCCGTGGTTTGGCCGTCTGCTTAGTTGGTTGTCCGCTCTTGTTGACTGCCATCGCGCAGTAACTTACGCGCCACTCTTGCTGGAGAGGCTGTGTCCCGCAGTGCAAGCCTATGTATACTCGCTTTAGAGTTCAGTAACTTGGATTATGACGAACAAGACCTACTGTCCTATTCCCCAGATTCTCTACTCTGGACAGCAACCGAGCCAAGAGATTTGCTGTTAGGCAGCTGGTCCAAGCAAAGCCCATGCTCCCGCTCTATATCAACATTCGATCTATTATTGGCCTATGCGGATTGCGGAACAAAGAAAATGTACAGTCATAGGTTACAACTGTTACAAGGTTGTTGAAGGTGATCTCAGCGCCTGGATCCGTCGCGGTCCACTAACATCACGGCCGCAAACAGCCGCGGAATGCTTGGCTGTGAAGCGCATCAACATCATGGTTCAGAAATTGGTAATACGTATCACTTTATGGGATTGTATATGTAATGTAGCCTGTTGTTTAGTATACACTGAATTATTAGTCTCTTAATATGGCGTGATATTTATTCCCTGGAAAGCTGGTTGGTTAACAATAAGAAAATATGGAACGTCATGACGCCTGTGTGctgaaaatatatattcctcCATCCAGCAAAAACCATATGCATTTACACACAACCAGTTTCAACTTCAAGAAACATCAGTAATTGAAACTACTGTCTACATATTTACCTTACACTACAACGCTGACTGTACCAAACGACATCAAACATTGGATGTGGTGTTTTGCGATGACTTGGATTCAGCGCTACGCGCAACGCGCACCCCGCACGCAAAGCAgatcaacaacaaacaagAGTTTCAGGGTGTCAGACCACCAGGCGCAAAAGTACAGATAGCGTGTCGAGCTGCCGAGCACAGTGGATGGTGCAGCCTGGATCGCCTTAAGTCTTTATTTTAGACACTGGCAGCTGCTTTGCGCGACATCGCGACACCTCCACCTCGGtagcagccatggcggagagttttgttgttgtctgCCGCGGGGCTACAACGACCCTCTACGGGATTGGAAAAGGGAGTAGATGCCACTGGGTATCAAGGCCCTAGGTATGTGTCTATGAAACTAATGTTGTGAACAAATTTTCAATCCTCACTCCGAAGTAATTACACCGATGAACGCCCATCCCAGCCATGTGGTCGTGtcctttttattatttcGATACAGTAAGAGAACTTATACAGCAGCCCGAGGCTTTGACTTCGCCTCCTTTTTCGCCTtggcatcctccttcttgcgcttcttctgctcttgAATCTTCTCGTCGTGCTTGCGCTTGAGGGTTGCCTTCTCCGCGTCCGTCCTGGCAACAGGCTTGAAAAAACCCTCTAGACGGGATTGCTGCGCGCTCTTTAGGTTCTTCTGTAGTCGAGCAGCGCCGTTGCGCACGCGGTCTTCATTGAAGCCCTTGTCCTTCACCAGGAAGTCTATTAGGCCTTCGACGTCAGGTGCCTCCCACTTGAAGTCACATTCCGGATCGTTGGCGTCTCGGACGTCAGGGTTGATGAATAGTTCCCTGGCATCCTGGTAGGGCCAGGATTCTGGCATGGtgtatttctttttggtATCATTTTCGATGGACTCAACCACCTTTTCCAAGGTGCCGTATTCCCGTATCAGCTTCAAGGCAGTGTTGGGCCCAACCTTGGGGATGGGTTCTAGGTAGTCGCATCCGAGCAGTATACAAAGATCGATAAACTATATCAGACAGAAAAGTAAGCAAACCGATCGCCACTCCCCGCGAAATAAGATACGTACCTGATTACGGTCCATGTTCAGCCCCTCCAGCGCACGGTTCAGGTGGATCTCCTGGATGGGCTCTTTTCTCTGCTCACTGAAAGTAAGATGCCTCAGCAGAATGGGGGACTCAAAGCACAGTGTATCCATATCCTCAGAAGCCGCGGCGTAGACCTTCCCCGCACGGGCAAGCACAGCACATTGTGCTTCCGCCTCAGTGGGAGCGTCGATATACGGGATCCCCATCAGCTTCAAAAGTTGCTTGCATTCGGCATTGTGCTCCCTTGTCACCCGTACAGTCCGCCGCGAGAACTTTTCGACGTCTTCTGTGGTACCGGTTTCCTTTGCTTCCTCGTGCGCTTCGGTGGCTTCATGTTTCCGTGCACTTCGCTTGGCTAGTTCACCCGACTTGAGCTTCGGTGGAGCTCCGTCGAAGACATACAGAGGTTTGATTCCATTGTCGACCATGCGCAGCGTCCGGTAAAACATGCCCATAAGGTGCGACGTAGTTTCTCCGGTGTCGCTCATGAGTTGCTGGCCTTCTGAGCGTACGGCAATGAGAAAACTGTAGATACTCATCGATCTGTAGCATATTAGCATCGATCTCCGGCGATTCCAGTCAGGCGATAACGTACGCATCCTATATTCCGAAAGAGCAGGTTAGCCATGGAAAGACAACACTCAATATCAAATAAAACACCGATATAACATACAATGGCGACCTTTCGGCCGAAATGAGCCTTGATATCGCCTGCTTTGATAGCATCTGGCGCATTTTCTGCGATCACTTGATAGAGGTCTGGGAATCGCGGCAGCAATGAGCAGAGATACGGGAATACGTTGATTTGATAATATAAATAGGATATTTACTCACGCTTAATACCCATATTGAATTTGCTGACCTATTCACGGCAGGACGGGGTCAAGATCACAGATTTGCGGTTGGGGTGAGCATGTCCAGGCGAGAGGGCCAGGCGCGGCCGGAGAACGCGTTGAACGCGCCGACATCATTAGACCGTATCTGGAATAGCGGAGACAAGCGCTGTTACACGTGACTAACCCCACTTGATTTCCCCAAGTTTCCGGTCCAAGGCTCGGAGTTGGGTGCAGAGGACTGGGTCTGGAAACGCCAGCCGACCCTAGAACGGAATCTGAGATGACTGATGAGGTGCTGGAGAAGACTCTGCCGTGATTTCCCCATATATTTGCCTGTCGGAATTCGTTTCCCTGCACTTCGGCTTCAAAGTCCGCAGACAAATTGCAGGTCACAGGGACCAGCGGCGGCTTATCAGGTCCTTACGGTAGTGCCAGCCTACTCCGAGAGGAGCAGTAGATTCGACCGGCCCCGATCTTCTCCAACCCGCCAAACTTTCCCCCTCTTTTCCCCCATTTGAATCGTCCCCGGCTGCTTTTTCAAAGCATAGATTCTATTTCAGGCGATAAGGCGGAGAGAACCCTGAACAATAGATGACCGCACCCCCATCCTAGGCGATGAGCGCATTCGTTGCACGATGAAAAGGAGTCACCCTCACTTTGAAGCCAATGGCGAGGCGTCCTCGGGGTCGTCCCCTCAGGGCGCCCTCCAGCAATCCCAGTCGGAGAATGACGCACGTCAGAGCCCGCACCATGTCCCAAAGATATCACGAAGGATACGTGCTTGTACAGAGTGCAAGCGACATAAGGTGCGATGTGATATGAGTGCGGGGGAGACTATTTGTCAACGATGTCGCCGGATGGGCTTAGAGTGCGTCGTCAACAAAAGCCTCCAGACATTGCTTGACGACGAAGCAGAGTAAATATTATTCCAAGAATGCGGCCTGCGATACAATATGGAGTTGCTAACTGGTTTTGTGTCACACTGCAGATGGAAGTCGACTATTGAGCTTGCCATGGCCGATTTACTTCGAAAAGCCCAATTGCCTGAGTTGTCGTACTACCAAGCGTTCGGAAGATCGGCTGAACTGCCTCCTAGAAAGAGAGGTCGCAAAGAGTCAACGGCTTCAATAGAGGATACTCCTCCGACTATGGGTCATAGACCGACGGAGTCAACTGATATCGCAGCCCATGCTGGTGCTGAGAGACCGAACCCTCCTAGAACCGCCttgcaacaacaacaacaacaacaacaacaacaacagcaacagccaccGCAATATGCTATTGATAAGGAAGAGAATGGCGCAACGTCATTAGTTACTGCTCCTATGGGAAGTTTGTATGAAGTGACTCAGCTGAGTGATATCCGGGC
The nucleotide sequence above comes from Aspergillus puulaauensis MK2 DNA, chromosome 3, nearly complete sequence. Encoded proteins:
- the fen1 gene encoding multifunctional nuclease RAD27 (BUSCO:EOG092634B1;~COG:L;~EggNog:ENOG410PFFR;~InterPro:IPR023426,IPR006086,IPR006084,IPR006085, IPR019974,IPR029060,IPR036279,IPR008918;~PFAM:PF00867,PF00752;~go_function: GO:0003677 - DNA binding [Evidence IEA];~go_function: GO:0003824 - catalytic activity [Evidence IEA];~go_function: GO:0004518 - nuclease activity [Evidence IEA];~go_function: GO:0016788 - hydrolase activity, acting on ester bonds [Evidence IEA]) — encoded protein: MGIKHLYQVIAENAPDAIKAGDIKAHFGRKVAIDASMSIYSFLIAVRSEGQQLMSDTGETTSHLMGMFYRTLRMVDNGIKPLYVFDGAPPKLKSGELAKRSARKHEATEAHEEAKETGTTEDVEKFSRRTVRVTREHNAECKQLLKLMGIPYIDAPTEAEAQCAVLARAGKVYAAASEDMDTLCFESPILLRHLTFSEQRKEPIQEIHLNRALEGLNMDRNQFIDLCILLGCDYLEPIPKVGPNTALKLIREYGTLEKVVESIENDTKKKYTMPESWPYQDARELFINPDVRDANDPECDFKWEAPDVEGLIDFLVKDKGFNEDRVRNGAARLQKNLKSAQQSRLEGFFKPVARTDAEKATLKRKHDEKIQEQKKRKKEDAKAKKEAKSKPRAAV